The Natrinema salaciae genome includes a window with the following:
- a CDS encoding aldo/keto reductase, with product MGTDDAETIAPEMCPSANGMPMLGLGTWQNDDAEQCAESVRTALETGYRHIDTAQAYENEAAVGEGIARADVDREEVFLATKVWISNLAHDDVLETARESLDRLGVEYVDLLYVHWPSRTYDPAETLAAFSELYDEGLVENVGVSNFQPEQLEEAVDVCDAPIFANQVELHPLLPQEEIREACDDDDVEVVGYSPLARGQVFDQPEIQAVAEKHDASEAQISLAWAREKGVTAIPKATGADHIGDNWESLTVELDREDVDRIDAIDETSREVDPGFAPWN from the coding sequence ATGGGAACTGACGACGCCGAAACGATCGCACCAGAGATGTGTCCGTCCGCCAACGGCATGCCGATGCTCGGCCTCGGCACCTGGCAGAACGACGACGCCGAGCAGTGCGCCGAGAGCGTCCGGACGGCGCTCGAGACGGGCTACCGACACATCGACACCGCCCAGGCCTACGAGAACGAGGCGGCCGTCGGCGAGGGCATCGCGCGGGCCGACGTCGACCGCGAGGAGGTCTTCCTCGCGACCAAGGTCTGGATCTCGAACCTCGCACACGACGACGTCCTCGAGACGGCACGCGAGAGCCTCGATCGGCTCGGCGTCGAGTACGTCGACCTGCTGTACGTCCACTGGCCGTCACGGACCTACGACCCGGCGGAGACCCTGGCCGCGTTTTCCGAACTGTACGACGAGGGGCTGGTCGAGAACGTCGGCGTGAGCAACTTCCAGCCGGAACAGCTCGAGGAGGCCGTCGACGTCTGCGACGCGCCGATCTTCGCGAATCAGGTCGAACTGCATCCGCTGCTCCCTCAGGAGGAGATCCGAGAAGCCTGCGACGACGACGACGTCGAGGTCGTCGGCTACTCGCCGCTGGCGCGCGGGCAGGTCTTCGACCAGCCCGAGATCCAGGCGGTCGCCGAGAAACACGACGCCAGCGAGGCGCAGATCAGTCTCGCCTGGGCGCGCGAGAAGGGCGTGACGGCAATTCCGAAGGCGACCGGTGCGGACCACATCGGCGACAACTGGGAGTCGCTGACGGTCGAGCTGGATCGGGAGGACGTCGACCGGATCGATGCGATCGACGAGACGAGCCGCGAAGTCGATCCCGGCTTCGCGCCCTGGAACTGA
- a CDS encoding DUF7122 family protein, with protein sequence MGDGRNADAAPTNDGQRFDRLPATAAERTVDGRATRAEVVDYFADRFGVPPATFDGYTFWEKGAGKIWIYGGDAPTPIEIEAIGMTCLRTRQEHWKPTTDFVQRFGRAATECVIELDREAARRFAAGEDQELEWDGDWGYLVAAHEIAGEREPIGVGLYVHGELRSMVPKGRQRDLEA encoded by the coding sequence ATGGGCGACGGACGCAACGCCGACGCAGCGCCGACGAACGACGGCCAGCGGTTCGACCGGCTGCCCGCCACCGCGGCGGAGCGCACCGTCGATGGGCGAGCCACGCGCGCGGAAGTCGTCGACTACTTCGCGGACCGGTTCGGCGTCCCGCCGGCGACGTTCGACGGCTACACGTTCTGGGAGAAGGGGGCGGGCAAGATCTGGATCTACGGCGGCGACGCGCCGACGCCGATCGAGATCGAGGCGATCGGCATGACCTGCCTCCGCACCCGCCAGGAACACTGGAAGCCCACGACGGACTTCGTCCAGCGCTTCGGACGGGCGGCGACCGAGTGCGTCATCGAACTCGATCGCGAGGCCGCCCGGCGGTTCGCGGCCGGCGAGGACCAGGAACTCGAGTGGGACGGCGACTGGGGGTATCTCGTCGCCGCCCACGAGATCGCCGGCGAGCGCGAACCCATCGGCGTCGGTCTCTACGTCCACGGCGAACTGCGCTCGATGGTCCCGAAGGGGCGACAGCGGGACCTCGAGGCGTAG
- a CDS encoding response regulator: MSPSASSDPVSLLLVEDNPGDVRLIEEAFKSAGFATTFHTVADGDAALEFLQTEATADSGPDLDLMLLDLNLPRTGGFEVLETIKNDPELASLPVLVLTSSEATEDVVKSYELCANAYLTKPTDPDAFADIGRAVEAFWIDEATLPSVPS; encoded by the coding sequence GTGTCCCCTTCAGCATCTAGCGATCCCGTCTCTCTCTTGCTCGTCGAGGACAATCCCGGCGACGTTCGGCTCATCGAGGAAGCCTTCAAATCGGCGGGCTTTGCCACGACGTTTCACACGGTCGCCGACGGTGATGCCGCGCTCGAGTTCCTGCAGACCGAAGCGACGGCCGACTCCGGCCCCGATCTGGACCTCATGCTGCTCGACCTGAACCTGCCCAGAACGGGCGGCTTCGAAGTTCTCGAGACGATCAAGAACGATCCGGAACTGGCGTCGCTGCCGGTGCTCGTCCTGACGAGTTCGGAGGCGACGGAAGATGTCGTCAAGAGTTACGAACTGTGTGCGAACGCGTATCTCACCAAGCCGACCGATCCCGACGCGTTCGCCGACATCGGCCGCGCGGTGGAAGCGTTCTGGATCGACGAGGCGACGCTCCCGTCCGTCCCGTCGTGA
- a CDS encoding proteasome assembly chaperone family protein, protein MAGIRVQGSDAELEEPTLVEGFPGVGLVGKIATDHLVEQLDMRYYASVHCEGLPRIGVYRGGDRTAQPPVRLYVSEEHDLIALQSDAPISSQAVANVADCLTGWIVDRGATPLYLSGLPAERDDEDRPDIYGIATGDGAERLEATDIAVPPEDGVITGPTGALINRAAQEDYGSLGLVVQCNPRFPDPEAASVLLEDGIGPLADLEVDVQDLVDRAEEIRAKREQLAQQMQAIGQDESSQAQPLRMYQ, encoded by the coding sequence ATGGCAGGCATTCGTGTACAGGGCTCGGACGCCGAACTCGAGGAGCCGACGCTCGTCGAGGGGTTTCCGGGCGTCGGCCTCGTCGGAAAGATCGCGACCGACCACCTCGTCGAGCAACTCGACATGCGCTACTACGCGAGCGTTCATTGCGAAGGGCTCCCCCGGATCGGCGTCTACCGGGGCGGTGATCGGACCGCGCAACCGCCGGTGCGGCTCTACGTCAGCGAGGAGCACGATCTGATCGCCCTCCAGAGCGACGCACCGATCTCCTCGCAGGCCGTCGCGAACGTCGCCGATTGCCTGACCGGGTGGATCGTCGATCGGGGTGCCACGCCACTCTACCTCAGCGGCCTCCCCGCCGAGCGCGACGACGAGGATCGACCCGACATCTACGGGATCGCCACCGGCGACGGTGCCGAACGGCTTGAGGCGACCGACATCGCGGTCCCGCCGGAGGACGGCGTCATCACCGGGCCGACGGGGGCGCTGATCAACCGGGCTGCACAGGAGGACTACGGGAGCCTCGGCCTCGTCGTCCAGTGCAACCCGCGGTTTCCGGACCCCGAGGCCGCGAGCGTCCTGCTCGAGGACGGCATCGGCCCGCTCGCCGACCTCGAGGTCGACGTGCAGGACCTCGTCGACCGCGCCGAGGAGATCCGGGCGAAACGGGAGCAACTGGCCCAGCAGATGCAGGCGATCGGCCAGGACGAGAGTTCGCAGGCGCAGCCGCTGCGGATGTACCAGTAG
- a CDS encoding class I SAM-dependent methyltransferase, translating into MDEPTFEVTDCAVIGRTFEEYAAMFDLEPAELAAGRVLDCPSGVASFVATASERGIDAVGADVVYDRPLEELARRCRDDRESVGEQLPEKRTLFEWSFYGSPAERRRYLRRASERFLADYATGGAGNRYVPAALPSLPFRSDSFSLVLSSHFLFLYGDRFDAEFHRESLRELARVATDEVRVYPLQGLDAEPSAHLEPVRSTLEDEGYEPRLERVPFEFQSGSTEMLVLSP; encoded by the coding sequence ATGGATGAGCCGACGTTCGAGGTCACCGACTGCGCCGTTATCGGACGCACGTTCGAGGAGTACGCGGCCATGTTCGACCTCGAGCCGGCCGAACTGGCTGCCGGTCGGGTACTCGACTGTCCGTCCGGCGTGGCGTCGTTCGTCGCGACCGCGTCCGAACGGGGTATCGACGCGGTCGGGGCCGACGTCGTCTACGACCGGCCGCTCGAGGAACTCGCCCGGCGGTGTCGCGACGATCGGGAGTCGGTCGGCGAACAGCTTCCCGAGAAGCGGACGCTGTTCGAGTGGTCGTTCTACGGCTCGCCGGCCGAGCGACGCCGGTATCTCAGGCGCGCGTCCGAACGGTTCCTCGCGGACTACGCGACCGGCGGGGCGGGGAATCGGTACGTCCCCGCGGCGCTCCCGTCCCTGCCCTTTCGCAGCGATTCGTTTTCGCTCGTCCTCTCGTCGCACTTCCTGTTTCTGTACGGGGATCGGTTCGACGCCGAGTTCCACCGCGAGTCGCTGCGGGAACTCGCCCGCGTCGCGACCGACGAGGTGCGGGTCTATCCGCTCCAGGGACTCGACGCGGAGCCGTCCGCACACCTCGAGCCCGTTCGCTCGACGCTCGAGGACGAAGGGTACGAGCCGCGGCTCGAGCGGGTTCCCTTCGAGTTCCAGTCGGGATCGACGGAGATGCTCGTCCTCTCGCCGTGA
- a CDS encoding DEAD/DEAH box helicase family protein produces the protein MCPVTRSPADEPDAVELRYEDGTIRIDGLEEASISPSSIRTAVPDLAADSRTDGWRIPAGRYAELRAALAETTAAVDDRVLHLAPLPDLRSAYELREYQDTALEAWLATDRWADAPLETVPRAPAGVLELPTGSGKTVIALKAIERLAVPTLVVVPTIDLLEQWERELEREFDAPIGRFGGGEQRLEPITVSTYDSAYLKADSVGDRFGLVVFDEAHHLGGEGYREIARLLAAPARLGLTATFERPDGAHEVIADVVGPLVHRLDVDDLAGDHLADYDLKRLEVSLTPAEREEYERVQGIFTDYLATSNIDMRSGSDYQQLVKRSGNDPEAREALLARQRARELMLGSENKIEALADVLDDHRGDRIIVFTAHNDLAYDVSERFLIPTITHQTGTPERREILERFREGTYTRIATSNVLDEGVDVPDANVAVVLSGSGSEREFTQRLGRILRPKADGTRAVLYEVVAGDTGERRIANRRRE, from the coding sequence ATGTGTCCCGTGACGCGGTCCCCAGCCGACGAGCCGGACGCGGTCGAACTCCGGTACGAGGACGGAACGATCCGGATCGACGGGCTCGAGGAGGCGTCGATCTCGCCGTCGTCGATTCGAACGGCGGTACCCGATCTGGCGGCCGATTCGAGAACGGACGGGTGGCGGATTCCCGCCGGTAGATACGCGGAGCTTCGGGCGGCTCTGGCGGAGACGACCGCCGCGGTCGACGACCGGGTTCTCCATCTCGCCCCCCTCCCGGATCTCCGTTCGGCGTACGAACTCCGCGAGTATCAGGACACGGCGCTCGAGGCCTGGCTCGCGACCGACCGCTGGGCCGACGCGCCCCTCGAGACGGTCCCGCGAGCGCCGGCGGGGGTCCTCGAACTCCCGACCGGCAGCGGCAAGACCGTCATCGCGCTGAAAGCGATCGAACGCCTCGCCGTCCCGACGCTCGTCGTCGTCCCGACCATCGACCTGCTCGAGCAGTGGGAGCGGGAACTCGAGCGCGAGTTCGACGCGCCGATCGGCCGCTTCGGCGGCGGCGAGCAGCGACTCGAGCCGATCACGGTCTCGACGTACGACTCGGCGTACCTGAAGGCCGACTCGGTGGGTGACCGGTTCGGTCTCGTCGTCTTCGACGAGGCCCACCACCTCGGCGGCGAGGGGTATCGCGAGATCGCACGGTTGCTCGCCGCTCCCGCGCGACTGGGACTGACCGCCACCTTCGAGCGACCCGACGGCGCACACGAGGTCATCGCGGACGTCGTCGGGCCGCTGGTCCACCGGCTCGACGTGGACGACCTCGCCGGCGACCACCTCGCCGACTACGATCTCAAGCGACTCGAGGTCTCGCTCACCCCCGCGGAACGCGAGGAGTACGAGCGGGTACAGGGGATCTTCACGGACTACCTCGCGACATCGAACATCGACATGCGCAGCGGTTCGGACTATCAGCAACTCGTCAAGCGATCCGGCAACGACCCCGAGGCCCGCGAAGCGCTGCTCGCACGCCAGCGCGCACGGGAACTCATGCTCGGCAGCGAGAACAAGATCGAAGCGCTGGCGGACGTTCTCGACGATCACCGCGGCGATCGGATCATCGTCTTCACGGCCCACAACGACCTCGCGTACGACGTCAGCGAACGGTTTCTGATCCCGACGATCACGCACCAGACCGGAACCCCAGAGCGACGGGAGATCCTGGAGCGGTTCCGTGAGGGGACCTACACCCGGATCGCGACCTCCAACGTGCTCGACGAGGGGGTCGACGTTCCCGATGCGAACGTCGCGGTCGTGCTCTCCGGCAGCGGCAGCGAACGGGAGTTCACGCAGCGCCTCGGGCGGATTCTCCGCCCGAAAGCGGACGGCACTCGAGCGGTTCTCTACGAGGTCGTCGCCGGAGATACCGGCGAGCGACGCATCGCGAACCGCCGTCGCGAGTGA
- a CDS encoding DUF7333 family protein, translated as MEFDLPKTAAVFVVVIAIGLGGMIGMDMMPTDTIMMMVAPSMIVFGLLMLALGVKHGEYRSTR; from the coding sequence ATGGAGTTCGACCTTCCCAAGACGGCAGCCGTGTTCGTCGTCGTGATCGCAATCGGTCTCGGCGGCATGATCGGTATGGACATGATGCCGACGGATACGATTATGATGATGGTCGCACCGTCGATGATCGTCTTCGGCCTGCTCATGCTCGCACTCGGCGTCAAACACGGCGAGTACCGGTCGACGCGCTGA
- a CDS encoding DUF790 family protein, translating to MLTKDLLRVSRAGGGYRPRFAGREHRPLAARVIGTYQGHVGEPQSALETALTDLERDADDFKLVRGLSALLEREATMETDAAIDPERARRAAFEAAEAVGVVTDDERVTALVRAGDSLGLSADDLETALYADLEERQVLTAVEPRWDPDGLVAQYNLSLAQTALFDAIEVRVRSSDPKALISAIKRLRLMYEIRRLEDDSADGVAGVSEREVVVTGPTHLFRATRRYGTRFARLLRTVAAADRWHLEATIDDRGTERTLELSHDDPVRVPDAEPVATVSFDSGVEADFAGRFSALGLEWELVREPEPLATGTRVMIPDFAFEYEHGDFRVFFEIMGFWTPEYVDKKLSQLAALEDVDMLVAVDESLGVGEEIATRDHRAIPYSGTVRVKDVADVLREYERQLVAESAARLPDELRPDEDAIELAAVAERHGVSADALDDASFPEHERVGRTLIRPAVLDALGEEIDAGIALSDAEAAFEEYGIADSSAILSRLGYRVEWEGLAGGTVVDRT from the coding sequence ATGCTGACGAAGGACCTGCTTCGCGTGTCGCGCGCCGGGGGCGGCTACCGCCCCCGGTTCGCCGGCCGCGAACACCGCCCGCTCGCGGCCCGCGTCATCGGGACGTATCAGGGCCACGTCGGCGAACCGCAGAGCGCGCTCGAGACGGCGCTCACGGACCTCGAGCGCGACGCGGACGATTTCAAACTCGTCCGCGGGCTCTCGGCGCTGCTCGAGCGCGAGGCGACCATGGAGACGGACGCGGCGATCGACCCCGAGCGGGCCCGCCGAGCCGCGTTCGAGGCCGCCGAAGCGGTCGGCGTCGTCACCGACGACGAGCGCGTCACGGCACTCGTCCGCGCGGGCGACTCGCTCGGGCTGTCGGCGGACGACCTCGAGACCGCGCTCTATGCCGATCTCGAGGAGCGGCAGGTCCTGACCGCGGTCGAGCCGCGGTGGGATCCGGACGGGCTGGTCGCCCAGTACAACCTGTCGCTGGCGCAGACGGCGCTGTTCGACGCGATCGAGGTACGCGTTCGTTCGAGCGACCCGAAAGCGCTGATCTCGGCGATCAAGCGACTGCGGCTGATGTACGAGATCAGGCGGCTCGAGGACGATTCGGCGGACGGTGTGGCGGGCGTCTCGGAGCGCGAGGTCGTCGTGACGGGGCCGACGCATCTCTTTCGTGCGACTCGACGGTACGGCACGCGCTTCGCGCGGCTCCTGCGGACGGTGGCGGCGGCCGACCGGTGGCACCTCGAGGCGACGATCGACGACCGCGGCACCGAGCGTACGCTCGAACTCTCCCACGACGATCCGGTTCGGGTGCCGGACGCCGAGCCGGTCGCGACGGTCTCGTTCGACAGCGGCGTCGAGGCCGACTTCGCCGGGCGGTTCTCGGCTCTCGGCCTCGAGTGGGAGCTCGTCCGCGAACCCGAACCGCTCGCGACGGGGACGCGCGTGATGATTCCCGATTTCGCCTTCGAGTACGAGCACGGCGACTTCCGCGTCTTCTTCGAGATCATGGGGTTCTGGACGCCGGAGTACGTCGACAAGAAGCTCTCCCAGCTCGCGGCGCTCGAGGACGTGGACATGCTGGTCGCGGTCGACGAATCGCTGGGCGTCGGCGAGGAGATCGCGACCCGCGACCACCGGGCGATACCCTACTCGGGCACGGTCCGGGTGAAAGACGTCGCCGACGTCCTCAGGGAGTACGAACGGCAACTGGTGGCCGAGAGCGCGGCCCGGCTGCCCGACGAGCTCCGGCCGGACGAGGACGCGATCGAACTGGCGGCAGTGGCCGAGCGCCACGGCGTCAGTGCCGACGCGCTCGACGACGCGTCGTTCCCCGAGCACGAACGGGTCGGCCGGACGCTGATCCGGCCCGCCGTCCTCGACGCACTCGGCGAGGAGATCGACGCCGGAATAGCCCTGTCGGACGCCGAAGCGGCGTTCGAGGAGTACGGCATCGCCGACTCGAGTGCGATCCTCTCGCGGCTGGGCTATCGCGTCGAGTGGGAGGGGCTGGCGGGCGGGACGGTCGTGGACCGAACGTGA
- a CDS encoding RsmB/NOP family class I SAM-dependent RNA methyltransferase, producing MEPLERYRSIIDDFDAFLAACERPLGNAVRVNTIKASVARTLEALEREGVGYEQADWNPRVLDLETDSPGSTWTSFHGFTHGQEEVSAVPPVVLEPEPGERVWDCCAAPGGKATQLAALMDDRGTVVANDNNLGRISALRFNAERLGATSLAVTNDDARNYSLERFDFDAFDRTLVDAPCSCEGTIRKNPDALDNWSEGHISSVAGIQKGILRRAIQATREGGTVVYSTCTFAPEENEAVVQHALETESCRVVDFDLDLEHATGVTEWDGATFDSSLENAARIYPHQNDTGGFFVAKLEVTA from the coding sequence ATGGAGCCACTCGAGCGGTACCGATCGATTATCGACGATTTCGACGCCTTTCTCGCCGCCTGCGAGCGGCCGCTCGGCAACGCCGTCCGCGTGAACACGATCAAGGCCTCGGTGGCGCGCACGCTCGAGGCCCTAGAGCGGGAGGGTGTCGGCTACGAGCAGGCCGACTGGAACCCACGCGTCCTGGACCTCGAGACCGATTCCCCGGGGTCCACGTGGACGTCGTTTCACGGGTTCACGCACGGCCAGGAGGAGGTGTCGGCGGTGCCGCCGGTCGTCCTCGAGCCCGAGCCCGGCGAGCGGGTCTGGGACTGCTGTGCCGCGCCCGGCGGGAAGGCGACGCAGCTCGCGGCGCTGATGGACGATCGCGGGACGGTCGTCGCGAACGACAACAACCTCGGGCGCATCTCGGCGCTCCGGTTCAACGCCGAGCGACTCGGCGCGACCAGCCTCGCGGTGACGAACGACGACGCGCGGAACTACTCCCTCGAGCGGTTCGACTTCGACGCGTTCGATCGGACTCTCGTCGACGCCCCCTGTTCCTGCGAGGGGACGATCCGGAAGAACCCCGACGCCCTGGACAACTGGTCCGAGGGGCACATCTCCTCCGTCGCGGGCATCCAGAAGGGAATCCTCCGCCGCGCGATCCAGGCCACCCGCGAGGGCGGGACGGTCGTCTACTCGACCTGTACCTTCGCCCCCGAGGAGAACGAGGCCGTCGTACAGCACGCGCTCGAGACCGAATCCTGTCGCGTCGTCGACTTCGATCTCGACCTCGAGCACGCCACGGGTGTGACCGAGTGGGACGGCGCGACCTTCGACTCGAGCCTCGAGAACGCGGCTCGGATCTACCCCCACCAGAACGACACCGGCGGCTTCTTCGTCGCGAAACTGGAGGTGACCGCGTAA
- a CDS encoding amidase, which translates to MSREHDLTRLSATTLASRIRDGDVTATEAVEAHLERIDDRDDEINAFVTVCDDEALAAAAEADRVLEGSEVQRATDSRAGSEATRETGESVGPLHGVPLALKDLGSEKAGVRHTYGSALFADHVSERTSAIVERLEAAGAIVIGKTNTPELGHKGTTDNELVGATASPIDTDLNAGGSSGGSAAALAAGLTPIATGSDAGGSLRIPAAACGVYGFKPTFGLVPDDGRPSAFGRELQHTTKGPMTRTVEDAALLLSLLDGPHPDDPNSVPVDVDYRGALERPIDDYRIGYSPDLDVFPVADDVGAVVDDAVAALADAGATVDEITVDHGYSMAELSEAAMPTYTTSVLESATVIEEAHGVDFQERADEVSDSLLAMLHVGEEHGADDVARSGIVRTGVYDAVQDVLADYDLLVTPTLSRADLGLHADLGAEAWEWPLTWPFNWTGHPVASAPAGLTERGHPVGLQLVGRRFADDDVLAASAALERERPWEHLYE; encoded by the coding sequence ATGTCACGCGAACACGACCTCACTCGCCTCTCCGCGACGACTCTCGCGTCCCGAATCCGGGACGGCGACGTCACGGCGACCGAGGCCGTCGAGGCCCACCTCGAGCGAATCGACGACCGCGACGACGAGATCAACGCCTTCGTCACGGTCTGCGACGACGAGGCGCTCGCGGCCGCCGCCGAAGCCGACCGCGTGCTCGAGGGGAGCGAGGTGCAACGCGCCACGGATAGTCGCGCGGGGAGCGAAGCGACCCGCGAGACGGGCGAGTCCGTGGGTCCGCTCCACGGCGTCCCGCTCGCGCTGAAGGATCTCGGGTCGGAGAAGGCGGGGGTTCGACACACCTACGGGTCGGCGCTCTTCGCGGACCACGTCTCGGAGCGGACCTCGGCGATCGTCGAGCGCCTCGAGGCGGCCGGCGCGATCGTGATCGGGAAGACGAACACGCCGGAACTGGGTCACAAGGGGACGACCGACAACGAACTCGTCGGCGCGACGGCGTCGCCGATCGACACCGACCTGAACGCGGGCGGCTCCTCCGGCGGGTCGGCCGCGGCGCTCGCGGCGGGACTGACGCCGATCGCGACGGGCAGCGACGCGGGCGGCTCGCTGCGGATTCCGGCCGCAGCCTGCGGCGTCTACGGGTTCAAGCCGACCTTCGGACTGGTACCGGACGACGGTCGTCCGAGCGCCTTCGGCCGGGAGCTCCAGCACACGACGAAGGGACCGATGACCCGCACCGTCGAGGACGCCGCACTGTTGCTCTCGCTGCTGGACGGCCCGCACCCCGACGATCCGAACAGCGTCCCCGTCGACGTCGACTACCGCGGCGCCCTCGAGCGGCCAATCGACGACTACCGGATCGGGTACAGTCCCGACCTCGACGTCTTCCCGGTCGCGGACGACGTCGGTGCGGTCGTCGACGACGCAGTCGCCGCGCTCGCGGACGCGGGTGCGACGGTCGACGAGATCACCGTCGACCACGGCTACTCGATGGCCGAGCTGAGCGAGGCCGCGATGCCGACGTATACGACCTCCGTCCTCGAGAGCGCGACCGTTATCGAGGAGGCCCACGGCGTCGACTTCCAGGAGCGGGCCGACGAGGTCTCCGACAGCCTGCTCGCGATGCTCCACGTCGGCGAGGAGCACGGTGCCGACGACGTCGCCCGATCCGGGATCGTTCGGACGGGTGTGTACGACGCCGTGCAGGACGTGCTCGCGGACTACGACCTGCTCGTGACGCCGACGCTCTCGCGGGCGGATCTCGGCCTGCACGCCGATCTCGGTGCCGAGGCCTGGGAGTGGCCGCTGACCTGGCCGTTCAACTGGACCGGCCACCCCGTCGCGTCCGCTCCTGCCGGGCTGACCGAACGCGGCCACCCCGTCGGTCTCCAGCTCGTCGGTCGGCGGTTCGCGGACGACGACGTGCTCGCCGCAAGCGCCGCGCTCGAGCGGGAACGGCCCTGGGAGCACCTGTACGAGTGA
- a CDS encoding GNAT family N-acetyltransferase — protein MFPDELETDRLRLERLCHETVDARELYECFARGYGEDLDEVFEHVPQTPYRTVMDAHEQIEDAETRWADRDGAEYVIRPRDGEDRAGELAGFTGLTCQWERRTGQLGLILRKPFWGREYSGERAAALLELAFDRLDLELVTAGHNEGNEKSKRAIETYIEANGGQYDGVLRNWVPMDDAVADLHRYTVTKAQYDAADRE, from the coding sequence ATGTTCCCGGACGAACTCGAAACGGACCGATTGCGGCTCGAGCGGCTCTGTCACGAGACCGTCGACGCTCGAGAGCTGTACGAGTGCTTTGCTCGGGGGTACGGTGAGGACCTCGACGAGGTCTTCGAACACGTCCCGCAGACGCCGTACCGGACGGTGATGGACGCACACGAGCAGATCGAGGACGCGGAAACGCGCTGGGCCGACCGCGACGGTGCCGAGTACGTGATCCGTCCCAGGGACGGCGAGGACCGAGCGGGAGAACTGGCCGGATTCACGGGGCTCACCTGTCAGTGGGAGCGTCGAACCGGGCAGCTCGGACTCATCCTGCGGAAACCGTTCTGGGGCCGCGAGTACTCGGGCGAACGGGCGGCGGCGCTGCTGGAACTCGCCTTCGATCGCCTCGACCTCGAACTCGTCACCGCCGGCCACAACGAGGGCAACGAGAAGTCGAAGCGAGCGATCGAGACGTACATCGAGGCCAACGGCGGGCAGTACGACGGGGTCCTGCGAAACTGGGTGCCGATGGATGACGCGGTCGCCGACCTCCATCGCTACACCGTGACGAAAGCGCAGTACGACGCCGCCGATCGAGAGTGA
- a CDS encoding HAD family hydrolase: MYYDAVLFDFDGVVVETPSSQRLYDALGRTYEKLGRSGPAAETFQELMRGDFESIADRCHSLGIDADAFCAQAAREMVRTQCEEVERGLRSIYDDVAVVRSLEAPLGIVSDNHPTVVSTLLDRFGLRPLFETVYGCPLTPGGLARRKPDPTNIEAAMDALGADAALYVGDRAVDVRAADNAGIDSVLLSRDGDRDRSETAVEATYHLPSLSRLPSVLA, from the coding sequence ATGTATTACGACGCGGTCCTGTTCGACTTCGACGGGGTCGTGGTCGAGACCCCCTCGTCCCAGCGGTTGTACGACGCTCTCGGCCGGACCTACGAGAAGCTCGGCCGATCGGGACCGGCCGCCGAGACGTTTCAGGAACTCATGCGCGGCGATTTCGAATCGATCGCCGACCGCTGTCACAGCCTCGGCATCGACGCGGACGCGTTCTGTGCCCAGGCCGCCCGCGAGATGGTCCGCACCCAGTGCGAGGAGGTCGAACGTGGACTGCGCTCGATCTACGACGACGTCGCCGTCGTCCGGTCGCTCGAGGCACCGCTCGGGATCGTCAGCGACAACCACCCGACCGTCGTCTCGACGCTGCTCGACCGGTTCGGCCTCCGGCCGCTGTTCGAGACGGTCTACGGCTGCCCGCTGACGCCCGGCGGACTGGCCCGCCGCAAACCCGATCCGACGAACATCGAGGCCGCCATGGACGCCCTCGGGGCCGACGCCGCGCTGTACGTCGGCGACCGCGCCGTCGACGTGCGTGCGGCCGACAACGCGGGCATCGACTCGGTGTTGCTCTCGCGGGACGGCGACCGCGACCGGTCCGAGACGGCCGTGGAGGCGACCTATCACCTCCCGTCGCTCTCGCGGCTGCCGTCGGTTCTCGCGTAG